Proteins encoded in a region of the Anopheles aquasalis chromosome 2, idAnoAquaMG_Q_19, whole genome shotgun sequence genome:
- the LOC126573397 gene encoding arrestin domain-containing protein 3-like, with protein MPDPECFVRFDNNPYGVYLAGQTLAGQVELRLTETLSIVGISLQLDGHTEIEWSEVVESTVAGQTGRKTTQYYAQKTLLNSSSFLCGSSAGPVRELAIGTHVYHFSCELPAHLPTAFEGYHARIRYLARVAVHRSKRRSSGGAAGITDRIGQTSFTVLRPLNLNELDGTVLALPAKSELTKVFCCGPCSSEPLYISAQIPRCGYIPGQTIVMKIDAVNRSRTRVHEFRIKLMQKLSYTSQHPTVASRTDALVVAESRCSGVTSGEVIKHQQNLLIPALPPTYTDGVPIFSINYELEVEARVTGPNISPRLSMPITIGTIALETAAPKEILKPLNKPSWDPFGAQHYTDIVGTRIIPHSIGSGTAAARRSQMGLDEPNGGGPVGATNVRLHYVVHRDAPDNH; from the exons ATGCCGGATCCAGAGTGTTTTGTCCGCTTCGATAACAATCCGTACGGTGTGTACCTGGCCGGTCAAACACTAGCCGGCCAGGTGGAGCTTCGTCTGACGGAGACACTCAGCATCGTAG GTATAAGCCTCCAGCTGGATGGACACACCGAGATCGAGTGGTCGGAGGTTGTGGAATCGACGGTGGCGGGCCAAACGGGACGTAAGACGACCCAGTACTACGCCCAAAAGACTTTGCTCAATTCGAGCAGCTTCCTGTGTGGTTCATCCGCTGGCCCGGTCCGGGAGCTCGCCATCGGAACGCACGTCTATCACTTCTCCTGCGAACTACCCGCCCACCTGCCCACGGCCTTCGAGGGTTACCATGCACGCATCCGTTATTTGGCCCGTGTGGCCGTGCACCGCTCCAAGCGTCGTAGTTCCGGCGGAGCCGCTGGGATTACCGATCGAATCGGTCAAACTAGCTTCACCGTACTGCGACCGTTGAATTTGAACGAGCTCGATGGTACGGTGTTGGCACTGCCCGCGAAGAGCGAGCTGACCAAGGTGTTCTGCTGTGGTCCCTGCTCCTCGGAACCCCTTTACATATCGGCCCAGATACCACGCTGTGGCTACATACCGGGACAAACGATTGTGATGAAGATTGATGCCGTAAACCGGAGCCGGACGCGGGTGCACGAGTTCCGCATCAAGCTGATGCAGAAGCTCAGCTacaccagccagcatccaACGGTGGCCAGCCGGACCGATGCGCTCGTCGTGGCCGAATCACGCTGCTCGGGCGTTACCTCAGGGGAGGTGATCAAGCATCAGCAAAACCTGCTCATTCCGGCACTTCCTCCAACGTACACCGATGGGGTACCGATCTTCAGCATCAACTACGAGCTGGAGGTAGAGGCCCGCGTAACCGGACCAAACATTAGTCCGCGTCTGTCGATGCCTATTACGATCGGTACAATTGCACTGGAAACAGCGGCACCGAAGGAAATACTGAAGCCATTGAACAAACCATCTTGGGATCCGTTCG GTGCACAGCATTACACGGATATCGTCGGGACACGCATCATACCACATTCGATTGGCAgtgggacagcagcagcacgccggTCACAGATGGGCTTGGATGAACCGAACGGTGGAGGCCCGGTTGGGGCGACGAACGTGCGGCTTCACTACGTCGTACATCGTGATGCACCAGATAACCACTAG